The Streptomyces sp. DG1A-41 genomic sequence TGGCGACGACCAGGCCGATCAGATGGGCGAGCCGGGCCTCGTCGAAGTGCTTGGCGGCCCGCTCGTACACCTCGTCCGGCACGAACCCGTCCGTCAGCACGGTCACCGCCTCCGTCAGCGCCAGCGCGGCCCGCTCCCGCTCGTCGAAGACCTCCTCGGCCTCCTCCCACGCGGCCAGCAGATCGAGCTGCCGCTCACTCACCCCGTACTCGCGGGCGATCGCGAGATGCATGTCGAGGCAGAACGCGCAGTGGTTGAGCTGCGAGGCGCGGACCATGACGAGTTCGGCCAGGGCCGGGTCGCCGAGGCCCTTTTTCGCTGTGGCGCTCAAAGTCGACATGGCCCGGCTGACCGCCGGGTCGAGCGCCCGCGTCCGAGCCGTCATTTGTACTGCCCCGGCTGGTAGTGCCCCGGCGCCATACGGCAGGTCACCCCGAACCGGTTCCAGGCGTTGATCGTCGTGATCGCGGCGATCAACTGCGCCAGCTCGGCCTCCTCGAAGTGCCTGGCGGCGTTCTCGTACACCTCGTCCGGCACGAAGCCGTCCGTCAGGACCGTCACGGCCTCCGTCAGCTCCAGCGCCGCGAGCTCCTTCGCGGTGTAGAAGTGCCGCGACTCGTCCCAGGCGCTGAGCTGGAGGATCCGCTCGACGCTCTCGCCCGTCGCGAGGGCGTCCTTGGTGTGCATGTCGATGCAGAAGGCGCAGTGGTTGATCTGGGAGGCGCGGATCTTCACCAGCTCGTACAGCGTGTGGTCGAGGCCCTGCCGGGCGGCGATCTCCAGCCGGACCATCGCCTTGTAGACCTCGGGCGCGTGCTTGGCCCACTCCAGGCGGGCGGGCTGCTCGGGGGCGTACTCCACGGTCGTCGTGTCATCGGTGTGCTTCGTCATGCCCTCGACCCTAGGAAGGAAGCAGCCCAGGGGTATGGTCCATTTCCATGGCGGATCAGTGGGCCACTTTGGGCATCGACCTGCACCTGGAGCCGACCGGCCCGGGCCTGCGCCGGGGGCTCACCGACGCCCTGCGCGAGGCGGTGCGCTCCGGCCGGCTGGCCCCCGGCACCCGGCTGCCCTCCTCCCGCGCGCTCGCCGCCGACCTGGGCATCGCCCGCAACACGGTCGCCGACGCCTACGCCGACCTGGTCGCCGAGGGCTGGCTCACCGCCCGGCAGGGCTCGGGGACCCGGGTCGCCGACCGGACGGTCGTCCCGCCGGCCGGCACGGCACCCCACCACCGCGAACGCACCCGCCCCGCCTACGACCTGCGCCCCGGCCGCCCCGACCTCGCCTCCTTCCCGCGCGCGCAGTGGCTCAAGGCCGCCCGCCGCGCCCTGACCGCCGCCCCCCACCACGCCC encodes the following:
- a CDS encoding carboxymuconolactone decarboxylase family protein; translation: MTARTRALDPAVSRAMSTLSATAKKGLGDPALAELVMVRASQLNHCAFCLDMHLAIAREYGVSERQLDLLAAWEEAEEVFDERERAALALTEAVTVLTDGFVPDEVYERAAKHFDEARLAHLIGLVVAINNWNRLMVSRRVPPRGYTP
- a CDS encoding carboxymuconolactone decarboxylase family protein, which codes for MTKHTDDTTTVEYAPEQPARLEWAKHAPEVYKAMVRLEIAARQGLDHTLYELVKIRASQINHCAFCIDMHTKDALATGESVERILQLSAWDESRHFYTAKELAALELTEAVTVLTDGFVPDEVYENAARHFEEAELAQLIAAITTINAWNRFGVTCRMAPGHYQPGQYK